CGCGCGGGCCGCGCACCAGGACCGCCGCCGGCTCGGGGAAGACCGTGGGCGGCAGCGGCGGCGGGAGCGAGCCCGGCCACGGCAGGCCGCGCGGGCGGGCGTCACCCGGCTCGCGGTCGCCCCACGGGACCAGGTGCTGGCGGTCGCGCAGGGCCCGCCCGCCGCCGACCGACGCGGTGAGCACCGCCTCGTGGCCCAGCACGCTCTGCACCCGGCTCAGACCGTGGTGCACGCGTTCTTCGGGAGCCGTGCCCCACAGCCCCTGCTCGTGGTGGCCGATCGCGTCGACGGCCTCCGGCTCGACGTGGATGCGGGAGATGGGGGAGCGCAGCCCCGCGTCGATCGCGCCGCTGCCCTGCAGCTGCCAGCGCACGCGGTCGAGGACGTCGGCGGGCGTGAACCAGCGCGGGTGCAGCCAGCTCCGCGACGAGAGCTCTCCTCGATCGCTGGTGACCTCGATCCGGATCGCCGTGGCGACCAGCATCGAGCGGGTCAGTCCGTCCACGAACTCCTCGGCGGGGACGCGGAACGCGAAGGCCGCCTGGTCGATCCGATCGAGCGGCGGCTCGAACTCGAGCGCTCTGTCGAGGCGCTCGGGAGGCAGCCGGGGGACCACCGTCTCGGTCTCGGCGCCCGAGGCCAGGAGGTGCGCGCGGGCTCCGTCCGGGCCGAACCTGGCCGTCACGTCCTCTCGCGGCAGGCCGGCGAAGGCGCCGAGCGTCCGCACTCCGAGTCGACGCAGGAGGGTCACCAGGTCCTCTCCTCTGACGGGGGCTCGCGAGCGCATCGCGACGGCCTCCGTCTCGAGGGCGTCGAGGGGGAGGGGGGAGAGGAAGCCCGCGGTCTCGCCGGCCGGCACGATGGCGACGGGCTCGCCGGAGTGCTTCGCCGCGAGCTCGGAGGCGAAGAGCCCGTCGGCGATCCCGATGCGCGCCCGCGCCACTCCCAGCTCGGCGAGCCGGCGCAGCACCGCCTCCGCCGCGGACCGCTCGCTCCCGTAGTACCGCCGCGGCCCTCTGGCCCTGATCGCGCAGAGTCCGGGACGGATCAGCTGGACACCCGGAGTGATCTCCTCGAGCGCCTGGACGAGAGGCTCGAAGGCGCGGTGGTCGAGCACCGGATCGTAGGGCAGGACCGTGAGGCCCGTGCAGCGCGACTGCGCCTCGCGGATCCGCATCCCCCGGCGCACACCCTCGGCACGGGCCGAGGGCGAGCAGGCGAAGACCCGGCTCTTCTCGGTCAGGACCAGCGGGGCCTCCGCGGCGAGACCGGCGTCGGCGGCCGCCGCGAGCAGGGGCCAGTCGGGGCACCAGACCAGGATGGTCCGGCGCAGCTCGGGGGTGCTCGTCATCTCACACCGCCCGCTCGTGCAGGCGCGAGCGCTCGTGGAGGACCCCGAAGGACCCGCCCGTGCCCGGCATGCTCATCCGCACCGTGCGCACCCGCGTCCCCGCGCGGCCGACGACGTCGACGAGCGCCTCGCGGGAGCGGAGGTAGCCGTGCCCGGAGCCCAGGCCCTCCCACCGGCTGCTGCGCAGGCTGAGCCGCGCCTCGGCCTGGGGCCACTCGCCGAGGACGACGAGGGCGGCCCCCCGCTGCCTCAGCCGGGCGCCCAGCCGGGAGACGTCGGCCGAGGACACGGAGGCGGGCGGACGGGTGAGGACGACCGTCAGGACGTCGACCAGCGCCGCGGTGACGGTGAGCCAGTGCTCGGCCGGCGAGGGCACGAGGACCAGCCTCTCGAGATCGATGCCGATGCCGGCCGCCGCCTCGGCCCCGAACTCGGGCACGCCGACGACCCCGCACCAGGCGCCCTCGGCGGAGGGGCCGGCGAGCAGCCCCATCGCGAGGCTCATCGAGCCCTCGACCGAGTAGGCCGCGCCCTGCTTCAGCGAGCCGCCGGGGAGGGCCGCGGCGAACGCCGGCAGGGTCGCCAGGCTCTTCGTCTCGAGCGTGGTCGCCTGCATGTCGCGGATCCGCGACTGCAGCTCCTTCACCGACGCGAGCTGCCGCAGAAGGGGTTCTGCGGCCTCGGTCGTCCCTGCGGAGAGGGGGCGGGAAGGGGTACTCATCTGCCCATGTTCGAACATGTGTTCGAGTATGTCAATCGCCACCGACATCGCGGCGGGTCGTGCTCCGAACCGCGGGAGAACCCCGTTCCGCGGCCCTGTGGAGGAGCGTTCCCGACCGGTGCGGGGCGGCCCCCGAGCCCCCCTCTCCCGGAGGGGAGACCCCCTCTAGAGAGTGAGCCCGTGACCGAAGCGGAACAGCGGATCCGCCGTGTCGAACGGCACGTCGGGGCGCCGAGCCTCCGCCGCGGCCATCGACCGCGGAAGGTCCATCGGCAGCCTGCCACGTGCCTCCGACATCCCGAACACCACGTCGAGCAGGGCCGCCCCCGAGGCGCCGAAGTCGCCCAGAAGCGCGGCGACCGTCCCGGCGAACGGCGTCAGGATCGCCGGCCGGTCCAGGAACACGTCGACGACAGTGGGGACCCTCCCCGCCACCGACACGACGTGCTCCACCACCTCCGCAGGGAAGTCGAGCGACCCCGCGTGGAAGAAGTTCTCGAACGCCGTCGCCCGCTGCTCGAACGGGGCCTGGAGCCGGATCACCGCGAGGTCGGCCTCCTCCGGTGAGTCGACGACCGTCCCGTAGGACGCGGCCACCGCCTCGTCCAGCCCCTCCACGTACAGCCGCAGCCCGCGCTGCGCCGGGAGAACGCTGTCGTGCGCCAGCACGGTGATCGCCGCGCGCTGAGCCTCCTCGCCCGCCGCCCGGAACTCCGCCGATCCGACGACGGACTCCGCGGCCGCGGGGTCGACCGCCCGCTGGTCGAACAGCCCCAGCACGAACTTCTCGCGCAGCAGCCGGCGCGCCGAGACGTCGAGCCGCTCCTCGCTGATCGCCCCCTCCTCGACCAGCGCGACCAGCACCTCGGGGATCGCCTCGCCGCCGAACTGGTCGACTCCCGCCTCGATCGCCTTCCGCATCCGCTCGGGCACCGACAGGTGCTCGACGCCCCAGGCGCGCGCGGGGTGGAGGTCGCCCATGATGTGCGCGTCCGAGAGGAGGCCCCAGTCGGTGCAGACGATCCCGTCGAACCCGAACCGCTCGCGCAGCAGCCCCGTGATCACCGATCGGTTGAAGCCGAAGCCGACCTCCTCGAGCGGCGTCCCGACGGGCATCCCGTAGTACGGCATGATCTGGCTCGTACCGGCCTCGAACGCCCGCTCGAACGGCCGGAGGTGGTACTCGGCGTTGCCGCCGGGGTAGACCTGCTCGCGGCCGTAGGCGAAGTGCGGGTCCTCTCCGTCCTTCTGCGGTCCGCCGCCGGGGAAGTGCTTGGTCATCGTCGCCACCGACTCCGATCCGAGCACCTCGCCCTGGAAGCCGCGGATGTACGCCGCCCCGAGCCGTCCGGTGAGCTCGGCGTCCTCGCCGAAGGTGCCCACCTGCCTGGCCCAGCGCGACTCGGTGGCGAGGTCGATCTGCGGGTGCAGCGCGACGCGAAGCCCCACGGCCAGGTACTCCCGGCGGGCGATGTCGCCGAAGCGCCTCACCAGCTCCTCGTCGCCGATCGCGCCGAGGCCGAGCGGCTCCGGCCACTGCGAGAACGCGGCCGCCTGAGCGCCCGTCCCCGGGTTGTCGGTGAAGGAGTGCCGCGGGTCGGTCGACAGGGTCACCGGGATGCCGAGGCGGGTGCTCGAGGCGAGCTCCTGCAGGCGGTTGTGCCACTCGGCGATCTCGCGCGCCGTCGCGCTCCCGCCGCCCAGGAGGTTGAAGTGGGTCATCCGCTTCTCGAGCACCATCGACGAGGTCGAGGGCAGACCGAAGGCCCCGTCGGCCTCGGCCAGCGCGCCGCCCTCGCCCATCACGATCATGGTCTGGAAGAAGAGGCCCGCCTTCTCCTCCACGGTCATCTGCGCGAGGAGGATCTCGACCCGCTCCTCCACCGGGCGGAGCGCGTCGAGGTAGCGGCGGTCGACGTTCGCGGGAGTTGACGACGGTGTCACGGGAGGTCCTTCCGAAGGGGGAGCCCTCTTCGGCTCCTCTCGCAGGCTACCCGCAGAAACCGATCAACAGTAGGTAATCATCGCTCCTGCCGTGCCCGAGCGCGCCTCTACCATGGGAGCCATGCCCGACGCCCTGCCCGATTCCGCCGAGCCCTCGACCGACTCCCGGAGGCGGACCCTCGTGGTCAAGATGG
The genomic region above belongs to Rathayibacter sp. VKM Ac-2759 and contains:
- a CDS encoding glycoside hydrolase family 3 N-terminal domain-containing protein; amino-acid sequence: MTPSSTPANVDRRYLDALRPVEERVEILLAQMTVEEKAGLFFQTMIVMGEGGALAEADGAFGLPSTSSMVLEKRMTHFNLLGGGSATAREIAEWHNRLQELASSTRLGIPVTLSTDPRHSFTDNPGTGAQAAAFSQWPEPLGLGAIGDEELVRRFGDIARREYLAVGLRVALHPQIDLATESRWARQVGTFGEDAELTGRLGAAYIRGFQGEVLGSESVATMTKHFPGGGPQKDGEDPHFAYGREQVYPGGNAEYHLRPFERAFEAGTSQIMPYYGMPVGTPLEEVGFGFNRSVITGLLRERFGFDGIVCTDWGLLSDAHIMGDLHPARAWGVEHLSVPERMRKAIEAGVDQFGGEAIPEVLVALVEEGAISEERLDVSARRLLREKFVLGLFDQRAVDPAAAESVVGSAEFRAAGEEAQRAAITVLAHDSVLPAQRGLRLYVEGLDEAVAASYGTVVDSPEEADLAVIRLQAPFEQRATAFENFFHAGSLDFPAEVVEHVVSVAGRVPTVVDVFLDRPAILTPFAGTVAALLGDFGASGAALLDVVFGMSEARGRLPMDLPRSMAAAEARRPDVPFDTADPLFRFGHGLTL
- a CDS encoding DNA polymerase Y family protein — translated: MTSTPELRRTILVWCPDWPLLAAAADAGLAAEAPLVLTEKSRVFACSPSARAEGVRRGMRIREAQSRCTGLTVLPYDPVLDHRAFEPLVQALEEITPGVQLIRPGLCAIRARGPRRYYGSERSAAEAVLRRLAELGVARARIGIADGLFASELAAKHSGEPVAIVPAGETAGFLSPLPLDALETEAVAMRSRAPVRGEDLVTLLRRLGVRTLGAFAGLPREDVTARFGPDGARAHLLASGAETETVVPRLPPERLDRALEFEPPLDRIDQAAFAFRVPAEEFVDGLTRSMLVATAIRIEVTSDRGELSSRSWLHPRWFTPADVLDRVRWQLQGSGAIDAGLRSPISRIHVEPEAVDAIGHHEQGLWGTAPEERVHHGLSRVQSVLGHEAVLTASVGGGRALRDRQHLVPWGDREPGDARPRGLPWPGSLPPPLPPTVFPEPAAVLVRGPRGEPVSVDDRGTLTSVPAYFTPGSSQARLEPVTGWAGPWPIDERWWDARTAVRYDRFQVVDSGGVAWLLLCLDGEWAAEARYD